A DNA window from Halomicrobium mukohataei DSM 12286 contains the following coding sequences:
- a CDS encoding class I SAM-dependent methyltransferase: MGVPCVPVDREAGEESRQRLADADLVAEGYDIVVDEATIYIPITDPAAVPDDLDVVEYDAPVRESQTMPADRLDFEPSYERIGEVIVVDEDDPERARVIADAIVASDLPVRTVLNRASKVKGETRVRDWDVLARPDDEPDRPATEVVHREYGCEFLVDLDAVYFSPRLATERHRVVEQVGADERALDMFAGVGPFVVPFAQRGATAVGVDVNPTAIEYLRENARRNGVADRVTAIEGDVRAVAPDYEDWADRLVMNLPHSADEFLDAAETIAANDCVLHYYDIQHEDDPYGPGERAIRAAFEPDYDVTVETRHTVRSYAPHEHNVVLDVRLAR, encoded by the coding sequence ATGGGCGTTCCCTGCGTGCCTGTCGACCGCGAAGCCGGCGAGGAGAGCCGACAGCGCCTCGCGGACGCCGATCTGGTCGCAGAGGGCTACGACATCGTGGTCGACGAGGCGACGATCTACATCCCGATCACGGACCCGGCGGCGGTCCCGGACGATCTCGACGTGGTCGAGTACGACGCCCCGGTCCGCGAGTCCCAGACGATGCCGGCCGATCGGCTCGACTTCGAGCCCAGCTACGAGCGGATCGGCGAGGTGATCGTCGTCGACGAGGACGACCCGGAACGTGCGCGAGTGATCGCCGACGCGATCGTCGCGTCCGATCTCCCGGTTCGGACCGTCCTCAACCGCGCCTCGAAGGTCAAAGGAGAGACTCGCGTCCGTGACTGGGACGTACTGGCCCGGCCCGACGACGAACCGGACCGGCCGGCCACCGAGGTGGTCCACCGCGAGTACGGCTGTGAGTTCCTGGTAGACCTCGACGCGGTGTATTTCTCCCCTCGTCTGGCGACCGAGCGCCACCGCGTCGTCGAGCAGGTGGGCGCGGACGAGCGCGCGCTCGACATGTTCGCTGGCGTCGGCCCCTTCGTGGTGCCCTTCGCACAGCGCGGTGCGACGGCCGTCGGCGTCGACGTCAACCCGACCGCGATCGAGTACCTCCGCGAGAATGCCCGACGGAACGGCGTCGCCGACCGCGTGACGGCTATCGAAGGCGACGTACGCGCGGTGGCTCCCGACTACGAGGACTGGGCCGATCGGCTCGTCATGAACCTCCCGCACAGCGCCGACGAGTTCCTCGACGCCGCCGAGACGATCGCCGCCAACGACTGCGTGCTCCACTACTACGACATCCAGCACGAAGACGATCCCTACGGGCCGGGCGAGCGGGCGATCCGGGCCGCCTTCGAACCCGACTACGACGTGACCGTCGAGACCCGCCACACCGTCCGCTCGTATGCCCCCCACGAGCACAACGTCGTGCTGGACGTTCGGCTCGCTCGGTGA
- a CDS encoding NAD(P)/FAD-dependent oxidoreductase — protein sequence MESYDIVVAGGGPAGLQFARSVVGRSDYSVAVLEANDELADNDKSTGGTFHQVVEGFGVPDEVVMSESATVQFEGPSARVTLDIPNYVLDFPALLEFLGADAAADGADIHTGVRVREPIVEGGTVVGVRGTRDGESVTYRADLVVDATGPAGTLTTRLHMWDREAAQRGIGKEYEVTGRYDLSSMLFRFDHEYAPGGYAWVFPGGDDVFKVGVCWIDDFYARHSPPDDGAIDDYVERWARSDPRWEVDDVRAVHAGQAISDNSINRRATDGLVAVGDSVSSINPLFGEGIRSGMESAEMAAEVATRALTAGDVSRSFLSAYERRWNREKGSNWKRQRIAGELLYDFDAAQQNRFVANSGRLSDAQLDRLQRYELTLPDLLSLYPFRLDDVRKAPTLLRHLW from the coding sequence ATGGAGTCGTACGATATCGTCGTCGCAGGCGGTGGGCCGGCGGGGTTGCAGTTCGCCCGGTCGGTCGTCGGGCGCTCGGATTACTCGGTCGCGGTGCTCGAAGCAAACGACGAACTGGCGGACAACGACAAGTCCACCGGTGGGACCTTCCACCAGGTCGTCGAGGGCTTTGGCGTGCCCGACGAGGTCGTCATGTCCGAGTCGGCCACGGTCCAGTTCGAGGGGCCCAGTGCGCGGGTGACTCTCGACATCCCCAATTACGTCCTCGATTTCCCGGCCTTGCTCGAATTTCTCGGCGCGGACGCGGCCGCCGACGGGGCCGACATCCACACGGGGGTTCGCGTTCGGGAACCGATCGTCGAGGGTGGTACCGTCGTCGGCGTCCGCGGGACCCGCGACGGCGAGTCGGTGACCTACCGGGCCGATCTGGTCGTCGACGCGACGGGACCCGCGGGGACGCTGACGACCCGACTCCACATGTGGGACCGCGAGGCGGCCCAGCGCGGGATCGGCAAGGAGTACGAGGTGACCGGCCGGTACGACCTGTCGTCGATGCTGTTCCGGTTCGACCACGAGTACGCGCCGGGCGGGTACGCGTGGGTGTTTCCGGGCGGTGACGACGTGTTCAAAGTCGGCGTCTGCTGGATCGACGACTTCTACGCGCGTCACAGTCCGCCAGACGACGGGGCGATCGACGACTACGTCGAGCGGTGGGCTCGCAGCGATCCCCGGTGGGAGGTCGACGACGTGCGGGCCGTCCACGCCGGACAGGCGATCTCCGACAACTCGATCAACCGCCGTGCGACCGACGGGCTGGTCGCCGTGGGCGACAGCGTCTCCAGCATCAACCCCCTGTTCGGTGAGGGAATCCGATCGGGCATGGAGTCGGCCGAGATGGCGGCCGAGGTCGCGACGCGGGCCCTCACCGCCGGTGACGTGTCTCGGTCGTTCCTGTCGGCCTACGAGCGCCGCTGGAACCGCGAGAAGGGATCGAACTGGAAGCGCCAGCGCATCGCCGGTGAGTTGCTCTACGACTTCGACGCGGCCCAGCAGAATCGTTTCGTCGCCAACAGCGGCCGCCTCTCGGACGCACAGCTCGATCGCCTCCAGCGGTACGAGCTGACGCTGCCGGATCTGCTCTCGCTGTATCCGTTCCGGCTCGACGACGTTCGGAAAGCACCGACGCTACTGCGACACCTGTGGTGA
- a CDS encoding DUF7385 family protein has protein sequence MDELDVSDGFDVHDYRHGLKLLKEDRETMALENRAEFACPACGESFEKLFVSRRRENTFGNPDSPICLVRTDERLLLLTH, from the coding sequence ATGGACGAACTGGACGTGAGCGACGGCTTCGACGTACACGACTATCGCCACGGACTCAAGCTCCTCAAGGAAGACCGGGAGACGATGGCACTCGAAAACCGTGCGGAGTTTGCCTGTCCGGCCTGTGGTGAGTCCTTCGAGAAGCTGTTCGTCTCCCGGCGTCGCGAGAACACCTTCGGCAATCCCGACAGCCCGATCTGTCTCGTCCGGACCGACGAGCGACTCCTCCTGTTGACTCACTGA
- a CDS encoding cytochrome c oxidase subunit 3, with amino-acid sequence MTVAEDTSEEHGDHHLPAVEDWPRGFGEASWWPFITAIGAAGIYVAAGLFVLSQAENPVVSELIAAGTTVATVGIFLAGLYGWLYHAFVANFWERGTDHHSGGTLRFAMLLFLGSEVATFGAGFVYYFFVRGANVWSAELLPHGGNVFGNLVIANTIILVISSLTLHYAHVKLLDGDRQSFVRWLGLTLLLGVIFIGGQAYEYYEFIVGEGFTIAEGAYASAFYGLTGLHGLHVTMGAVLLGIVFVRAIYGQYSAERHTSVSTVSMYWHFVDVVWIFLVVVLYVGAELSI; translated from the coding sequence ATGACCGTAGCCGAAGACACGTCAGAGGAGCACGGGGATCACCATCTCCCCGCCGTCGAGGACTGGCCCCGCGGGTTCGGCGAGGCCAGCTGGTGGCCCTTCATCACCGCCATCGGCGCTGCCGGCATCTACGTCGCCGCCGGCCTGTTCGTCCTCTCACAGGCAGAGAATCCCGTCGTCTCCGAGCTGATCGCCGCCGGGACGACCGTCGCCACCGTCGGAATCTTCCTGGCTGGTCTCTATGGCTGGCTCTACCACGCCTTCGTCGCCAACTTCTGGGAGCGCGGGACGGATCACCACTCCGGAGGCACGCTCCGGTTCGCGATGCTGCTGTTCCTGGGTAGCGAGGTCGCCACCTTCGGTGCCGGCTTCGTCTACTACTTCTTCGTCCGCGGCGCGAACGTGTGGTCGGCCGAACTGCTCCCCCACGGCGGGAACGTCTTCGGCAACCTCGTCATCGCCAACACGATCATCCTCGTGATCAGTTCCCTGACGCTGCACTACGCACACGTCAAACTCCTCGACGGTGACCGGCAGAGCTTCGTCAGATGGCTCGGACTGACGCTGCTGCTGGGCGTGATCTTCATCGGCGGACAGGCCTACGAGTACTACGAGTTCATCGTCGGCGAAGGATTCACCATCGCCGAAGGTGCCTACGCCTCCGCGTTCTACGGGCTGACCGGCCTCCACGGACTCCACGTCACGATGGGTGCCGTCCTGCTGGGCATCGTCTTCGTCCGGGCGATCTACGGCCAGTACTCCGCAGAGCGACACACGTCGGTCTCGACGGTCTCGATGTACTGGCACTTCGTCGACGTGGTCTGGATCTTCCTCGTCGTCGTGCTGTACGTGGGCGCGGAGCTGTCGATCTGA
- a CDS encoding DUF7410 domain-containing protein yields the protein MNEDYHVPTSAPVYECAYCGRPFARERFRALHRGLEHASDLDDDEVEQFRDAYSEEAESIGMFRLKALAALVLVYFGLLMIYATL from the coding sequence ATGAACGAGGACTACCACGTTCCCACGTCAGCCCCGGTGTACGAGTGTGCGTACTGCGGCCGCCCGTTCGCTCGTGAGCGGTTCCGGGCGCTCCACCGCGGTCTCGAACACGCGAGCGACCTCGACGACGACGAGGTCGAACAGTTCCGCGACGCCTACAGCGAGGAAGCGGAGTCGATCGGCATGTTCCGACTGAAGGCGCTTGCGGCGCTGGTGCTCGTGTACTTCGGCTTGCTGATGATCTACGCGACACTGTAG
- a CDS encoding DNA-directed RNA polymerase subunit L, with protein MDLRVIEKEETMLSIEIAGEDHTFMNVLKGALLETDGVTAATYDMNPEQSGGQTDPVLTVKTDVDVNALDALEAGADRVMEKADDFEAAFDAAA; from the coding sequence ATGGATCTGCGCGTCATCGAGAAAGAGGAGACGATGCTCTCGATCGAGATTGCCGGCGAGGACCACACGTTCATGAACGTCCTGAAGGGGGCGCTGCTGGAGACCGACGGCGTCACGGCGGCGACCTACGACATGAACCCCGAACAGTCCGGCGGCCAGACCGACCCCGTGCTGACGGTCAAGACCGACGTCGACGTGAACGCGCTGGACGCGCTCGAAGCCGGTGCGGACCGAGTCATGGAGAAAGCCGACGACTTCGAGGCGGCCTTCGACGCCGCGGCCTGA
- the hisF gene encoding imidazole glycerol phosphate synthase subunit HisF translates to MTLTKRIIPCIDVDLDEDGDAAVYTGVNFEDLAYTGDPVEMAKKYNESGADEFVFLDITASAEGRETMLDTVSQVADEVFIPLTVGGGIRTREDIKETLRAGADKVSINSGAIARPELIGEGAAAFGSQCIVISVDARRRFDEQGEHYADVDGESCWFECTVKGGREGTGLDVVEWAIEAEQRGAGELFVNSIDADGTKDGYDIPLTSAVCDAVSTPVIASSGCGSPEDMYEVFEEAGADAGLAASIFHFDEYSIAETKQRLDEMGVPVRL, encoded by the coding sequence ATGACTCTCACGAAGCGGATCATCCCCTGTATCGACGTGGACTTAGACGAGGACGGCGACGCCGCCGTCTACACCGGCGTCAACTTCGAGGACCTGGCCTACACCGGCGACCCCGTCGAGATGGCCAAGAAGTACAACGAGTCCGGAGCCGACGAGTTCGTCTTTCTCGATATCACTGCCAGCGCAGAGGGCCGTGAGACGATGCTCGACACCGTCTCGCAGGTCGCAGACGAGGTGTTCATCCCCCTGACGGTCGGCGGCGGAATTCGCACCCGCGAAGACATCAAAGAGACGCTGCGGGCCGGCGCGGACAAGGTCTCGATCAACTCCGGTGCGATCGCGCGACCGGAACTGATCGGGGAAGGGGCGGCGGCGTTTGGCAGCCAGTGTATCGTCATCTCGGTCGACGCGCGGCGACGGTTCGACGAGCAAGGCGAACACTACGCGGACGTCGACGGCGAGTCCTGCTGGTTCGAGTGTACCGTCAAGGGCGGCCGCGAAGGAACCGGCCTCGACGTGGTCGAGTGGGCCATCGAGGCCGAGCAGCGCGGCGCGGGCGAGCTGTTCGTCAACTCGATCGACGCCGACGGCACCAAGGACGGCTACGACATCCCGCTGACCAGCGCCGTCTGTGACGCCGTCTCCACGCCCGTGATCGCCTCCTCTGGCTGTGGCAGTCCCGAAGACATGTACGAGGTCTTCGAGGAGGCCGGTGCCGACGCCGGGCTCGCGGCCTCGATCTTCCACTTCGACGAGTACTCCATCGCAGAGACCAAGCAGCGCCTCGACGAGATGGGCGTTCCGGTGCGTCTGTAG
- a CDS encoding DUF7550 family protein → MSDDHGHDEDRPDYDPEHVELPAREPPLRETAPQSEFTTGQVGRGAAVAAVGLLLTFGLALALVPI, encoded by the coding sequence ATGAGCGACGACCACGGGCACGACGAGGACCGTCCCGACTACGACCCAGAGCACGTCGAACTGCCAGCGCGCGAGCCGCCGCTGCGCGAGACCGCACCCCAGAGTGAGTTCACGACCGGACAGGTCGGTCGCGGGGCCGCCGTCGCCGCCGTCGGCCTGCTGCTGACGTTCGGGCTGGCGCTGGCGCTGGT